The DNA window CATCATGTACTTGGTAAGACTAATTTTATGCAgcatcttttcttttttttttatgagaaACCTGCAACGATCAACTCTTTGAGTTTGTTTACGGGGACGTAATAAATGATAGGGGATAAGAAGTATTGACATGGCACTATGTATATTAAAcgacttttttaaaaacgaATTGACGTGCAG is part of the Plasmodium malariae genome assembly, chromosome: 14 genome and encodes:
- the PmUG01_14066000 gene encoding conserved Plasmodium protein, unknown function codes for the protein MLLQLHVNSFLKKSFNIHSAMSILLIPYHLLRPRKQTQRVDRCRTKKQYKNRRHFRGYYYRWMGSY